Proteins found in one Streptomyces sp. NBC_00461 genomic segment:
- a CDS encoding GPW/gp25 family protein, producing the protein MSERFIGRGWAFPLRVGPTGGIGMVERAQEIEEAIRLVLGTAPGERPMRPEFGCGIHDYVFAPGDGATAGRIAQQVREALERWEPRIAVEDVVVAFDAVEAGTLYIDVHYTVRTTNDRRNLVFPFYTIPSEEGTEEMVAD; encoded by the coding sequence CTGGGCGTTCCCGCTGCGGGTCGGGCCGACCGGCGGGATCGGCATGGTCGAGCGGGCCCAGGAGATCGAGGAGGCGATCCGCCTGGTCCTCGGCACGGCACCGGGCGAGCGGCCGATGCGCCCCGAGTTCGGCTGCGGCATCCACGACTACGTCTTCGCCCCCGGTGACGGCGCGACCGCCGGACGTATCGCCCAGCAGGTGCGCGAGGCCCTGGAGCGGTGGGAGCCGCGCATCGCGGTGGAGGACGTGGTGGTCGCCTTCGACGCGGTCGAGGCCGGGACCCTCTACATCGACGTGCACTACACGGTGCGTACCACCAACGACCGCCGCAACCTGGTCTTTCCCTTCTACACGATCCCCTCCGAGGAGGGGACCGAGGAAATGGTCGCCGACTGA